From one Nocardioides scoriae genomic stretch:
- a CDS encoding helix-turn-helix transcriptional regulator yields the protein MSSARDQVSRLLALVPYLQRQESVSLAQVADVFGVTPDQIRQDLRVLWMCGLPGLTPDRMIDVDMEAIEDDPEGVVRIDNADFLARPVRLGSSEAAALIVALQALREAGSAGAGDDATSSHEVVDRVLAKLGTATAAGTVPPVVEVHLPEGGSSAAHVATLREAIDADRAVRLRYYVPARDETTDRVVDPIAVLAREGHDYLDAWCYLAGGRRLFRLDRVEDVGVLGQPRARRRLKKRDLSAGAFAPGPDDVTAVLHLERHARWVADYHPVEAVTELGEGRLEVRMRVGDPRWLVRLALRLGTAVHVVEPAALREQVRRTAAAASELYRG from the coding sequence GTGAGCTCGGCCCGCGACCAGGTCTCGCGGCTGCTCGCGCTGGTGCCCTACCTCCAGCGCCAGGAGTCGGTCTCGCTGGCCCAGGTCGCCGACGTCTTCGGGGTCACGCCCGACCAGATCCGCCAGGACCTGCGGGTGCTGTGGATGTGCGGGCTGCCCGGCCTCACCCCCGACCGGATGATCGACGTCGACATGGAGGCGATCGAGGACGACCCCGAGGGGGTGGTCCGCATCGACAACGCCGACTTCCTCGCCCGCCCGGTCCGGCTCGGCAGCTCCGAGGCCGCGGCGCTCATCGTCGCGCTGCAGGCGCTGCGCGAGGCCGGCAGCGCGGGTGCGGGCGACGACGCGACGTCCTCGCACGAGGTCGTCGACCGGGTGCTGGCCAAGCTCGGCACCGCGACCGCGGCGGGCACGGTGCCGCCGGTCGTCGAGGTGCACCTGCCCGAGGGCGGCTCCTCCGCCGCCCACGTCGCCACGCTGCGCGAGGCCATCGACGCCGACCGGGCGGTCCGGCTGCGCTACTACGTCCCTGCCCGCGACGAGACCACCGACCGGGTCGTCGACCCGATCGCCGTGCTGGCCCGCGAGGGGCACGACTACCTCGACGCCTGGTGCTACCTGGCCGGGGGGCGCCGGCTGTTCCGCCTCGACCGGGTCGAGGACGTCGGCGTGCTGGGCCAGCCCCGCGCGCGACGGCGGCTCAAGAAGCGCGACCTCTCGGCCGGCGCCTTCGCCCCGGGACCCGACGACGTCACCGCGGTGCTGCACCTGGAGCGCCACGCCCGCTGGGTGGCCGACTACCACCCGGTCGAGGCGGTCACCGAGCTCGGCGAGGGCCGGCTCGAGGTGCGGATGCGCGTGGGGGACCCGCGCTGGCTGGTCCGGCTCGCGCTGCGGCTGGGCACCGCCGTCCACGTCGTCGAGCCCGCCGCGCTGCGCGAGCAGGTGCGGCGCACGGCAGCAGCCGCCTCGGAGCTCTACCGCGGCTGA
- the tatA gene encoding twin-arginine translocase TatA/TatE family subunit, translated as MSIDVVTPLIAGLGTTELLIIVGIIVLLFGASKLPELARGSGRALRIFKAETKGLMDDDDKTDAQREIDARQEADRLARERDHEVQHPVNRTDEPGTPGTR; from the coding sequence ATGAGCATTGATGTGGTGACGCCCCTGATCGCCGGCCTCGGGACGACGGAGCTGCTCATCATCGTCGGCATCATCGTCCTGCTGTTCGGAGCCTCCAAGCTGCCCGAGCTGGCCCGTGGGTCCGGGCGCGCGCTGCGGATCTTCAAGGCCGAGACCAAGGGCCTGATGGACGACGACGACAAGACCGACGCCCAGCGCGAGATCGACGCCCGCCAGGAGGCCGACCGCCTCGCCCGCGAGCGCGACCACGAGGTCCAGCACCCGGTGAACCGCACCGACGAGCCGGGCACGCCCGGCACGCGCTGA
- the tatC gene encoding twin-arginine translocase subunit TatC — MSVVTGVLGLFSGKPRNPIGEDGRMALGDHFRELRARLMRASLYLVVATIVAFFFYDQLFQLILDPYNQALTMLGEDTQSEAVISGIGSPLLLQIKLCTMAAVVATSPLWLYEIWGFIVPGLHAQEKRWTRLFAVVAGPLFIAGVAVGYYVLPKGIATLIGFTQDGLVQLTDFGEFFSFVIRMLLVFGIAFEIPLFVVLLSLAGVISGRSLGRHRPWIIVGAFVFAAVATPSTDPFSMLMLAIPMTLLLFVSELIARLIDRRRGRFEHEQWDDDAASPL; from the coding sequence GTGTCCGTCGTCACCGGCGTCCTCGGGCTGTTCAGCGGCAAGCCTCGCAACCCCATCGGCGAGGACGGCCGGATGGCGCTCGGGGACCACTTCCGGGAGCTGCGCGCCCGCCTCATGCGGGCGAGCCTCTACCTCGTCGTGGCCACCATCGTGGCCTTCTTCTTCTACGACCAGCTCTTCCAGCTGATCCTCGACCCCTACAACCAGGCACTGACGATGCTGGGCGAGGACACCCAGAGCGAGGCCGTCATCAGCGGCATCGGCTCCCCGCTGCTGCTGCAGATCAAGCTGTGCACGATGGCAGCGGTCGTGGCGACCTCGCCGCTGTGGCTCTACGAGATCTGGGGCTTCATCGTCCCGGGCCTGCACGCGCAGGAGAAGCGCTGGACCCGGCTGTTCGCGGTGGTCGCCGGCCCGCTGTTCATCGCCGGCGTGGCGGTCGGCTACTACGTGCTGCCCAAGGGCATCGCCACCCTGATCGGCTTCACCCAGGACGGCCTGGTGCAGCTGACCGACTTCGGCGAGTTCTTCAGCTTCGTGATCCGGATGCTGCTGGTCTTCGGCATCGCCTTCGAGATCCCGCTGTTCGTGGTGCTGCTCAGCCTGGCCGGGGTGATCTCGGGCCGCTCGCTGGGACGGCACCGCCCGTGGATCATCGTCGGGGCGTTCGTCTTCGCCGCGGTCGCGACCCCGTCGACCGACCCGTTCTCGATGCTCATGCTCGCCATCCCGATGACCCTGCTGCTCTTCGTCTCCGAGCTGATCGCGCGGCTGATCGACCGCCGCCGGGGTCGCTTCGAGCACGAGCAGTGGGACGACGACGCCGCCTCGCCGCTCTAG
- a CDS encoding YegS/Rv2252/BmrU family lipid kinase produces MAQQIALLTNPTSGRGRGARTAQQVAPRLRDAGYHVRELVGRDAEEALGHAHACVADGVETVVVVGGDGMVHQAVQALAGSASRLGVVPAGTGNDVARYLGVPRRDTAAAVDVVIGGRERTIDLGRAGSRFFVTVLAAGFDAVVNERANTMSWPRGQMRYNLATLAELRTLQPIPYTLEVDGDVERFEATVVAVGNGPSFGGGLRITEGASLDDGLLDVVVIEPLTRRGLVRTYPRLFDGSVARHPGYRHRRARSVTVAAPGITAYADGERVGALPLTVEVAPAALRVLVP; encoded by the coding sequence GTGGCCCAGCAGATCGCGCTGCTCACCAACCCGACCTCCGGTCGGGGACGGGGAGCCCGCACCGCGCAGCAGGTGGCGCCCCGACTGCGCGACGCCGGCTACCACGTGCGCGAGCTGGTCGGCCGCGACGCCGAGGAGGCCCTCGGGCACGCCCACGCGTGCGTCGCGGACGGCGTCGAGACGGTGGTGGTCGTGGGCGGTGACGGCATGGTGCACCAGGCCGTGCAGGCGCTGGCCGGCTCCGCGTCGCGGCTCGGCGTGGTGCCCGCCGGCACGGGCAACGACGTGGCCCGCTACCTCGGCGTCCCGCGGCGCGACACCGCGGCCGCGGTCGACGTGGTGATCGGCGGCCGGGAGCGCACCATCGACCTCGGTCGAGCCGGGTCGCGCTTCTTCGTCACCGTGCTGGCCGCGGGCTTCGACGCGGTGGTCAACGAGCGCGCCAACACCATGTCCTGGCCGCGCGGCCAGATGCGCTACAACCTGGCCACCCTGGCCGAGCTGCGCACGCTGCAGCCCATCCCCTACACCCTGGAGGTCGACGGCGACGTGGAGCGATTCGAGGCGACCGTCGTGGCCGTGGGCAACGGCCCGTCCTTCGGCGGCGGGCTGCGCATCACCGAGGGGGCGAGCCTCGACGACGGGCTGCTCGACGTCGTGGTGATCGAGCCGCTGACCCGGCGCGGACTGGTGCGGACCTACCCCCGGCTCTTCGACGGCTCGGTGGCCCGGCACCCGGGCTACCGCCACCGGCGGGCCCGCTCGGTGACGGTCGCCGCACCCGGCATCACGGCGTACGCCGACGGGGAGCGGGTCGGCGCGCTGCCCCTCACCGTCGAGGTGGCCCCCGCCGCCCTCCGGGTACTGGTGCCGTGA
- a CDS encoding DEAD/DEAH box helicase codes for MTDDQSASARYARYRRNREHPMLADFASRMSFTLDDFQVRACRELEEGRSVLVAAPTGSGKTIVGEFAVHLALETGRKAFYTTPIKALSNQKFHDLSVRYGADNVGLLTGDNSINGEAPVVVMTTEVLRNMLYAGSRTLETLGFVVMDEVHYLADRMRGAVWEEVIIHLPDSVAVASLSATVSNAEEFGEWLGTVRGETTTIVEERRPVPLYQHVIAGRRMYDLFADEGSTDPAELEKHDREPKVNPQLVRLARDDWARGRMKDRRAPRGGKRPQSGSQGSRGAWTPTRAQVVEQLDRAGLLPAIVFIFSRVGCNAAVQQCLDANLKLTTPAERDEIHAFVEERCANLPDEDLQVLGYHEFLDGLTRGIAAHHAGMLPTFKECVEELFLRGLCRVVFATETLALGINMPARSVVIEKLSKWNGETHADLSPGEYTQLTGRAGRRGIDVEGHGVVLWQQGLDPSSVAGLASTRTYPLRSSFRPSYNMAVNLVHQFGRERARELLESSFAQFQADKAVVGLARQLRKSEDALAGYAEAAACDKGDFMQYAGLRHQLSETERDLARSRRFDRRQEVVDSLEGLRPGDVIDVPAGRFSGLAVVIDPGTSGSSRGADREGPRPYVLTADRHARRLSIADFPTPVGALTRVKVPKNFNGRDPQARRDLASTLRNRTNGFAPPPGPGGVGHSGGSRSPVEDRRIAELRRQLRDHPCHECPDREDHARWAERYFKLDRDARTLKRRIEQRTNTIARQFDRVCDVLAALGYLEGSGDSLAVTDRGRTLMRIYNEMDLVTAESLRAGLWDALDPSELAAVLSTLVYESRRPDDAAAPRLPVAGPVRQVLADMVSIWGDLDALEREHRLDQLHEPDLGFVWAAWRWAEGDELDDILRVTDLTAGDFVRWVKQLLDLADQVADASGSKALRTAAREASSRLRRGVVAYSSVSG; via the coding sequence ATGACCGACGACCAGAGCGCCTCCGCCCGCTACGCCCGCTACCGCCGCAACCGCGAGCACCCCATGCTCGCCGACTTCGCCTCGCGGATGTCCTTCACGCTCGACGACTTCCAGGTCCGCGCCTGCCGCGAGCTGGAGGAGGGCCGCTCGGTCCTGGTGGCCGCACCGACCGGCTCGGGCAAGACCATCGTCGGCGAGTTCGCCGTCCACCTCGCGCTGGAGACCGGCCGCAAGGCGTTCTACACCACGCCCATCAAGGCGCTGTCGAACCAGAAGTTCCACGACCTCTCGGTGCGCTACGGCGCCGACAACGTCGGCCTGCTCACCGGCGACAACAGCATCAACGGCGAGGCGCCCGTGGTCGTGATGACCACCGAGGTCCTCCGCAACATGCTGTACGCCGGCTCGCGGACCCTCGAGACCCTCGGGTTCGTGGTCATGGACGAGGTGCACTACCTCGCCGACCGGATGCGTGGTGCGGTCTGGGAGGAGGTCATCATCCACCTGCCCGACTCGGTGGCCGTGGCCTCGCTCTCGGCGACCGTGAGCAACGCCGAGGAGTTCGGCGAGTGGCTCGGCACCGTGCGGGGCGAGACGACCACGATCGTGGAGGAGCGGCGACCGGTGCCGCTCTACCAGCACGTCATCGCCGGGCGCCGGATGTACGACCTGTTCGCCGACGAGGGCTCCACCGACCCCGCCGAGCTGGAGAAGCACGACCGCGAGCCCAAGGTGAACCCCCAGCTGGTGCGGCTGGCGCGCGACGACTGGGCGCGCGGCCGGATGAAGGACCGGCGCGCGCCGCGGGGCGGCAAGCGCCCGCAATCGGGGTCCCAGGGGTCCCGCGGCGCCTGGACGCCCACCCGCGCCCAGGTCGTCGAGCAGCTCGACCGGGCCGGGCTGCTGCCGGCCATCGTGTTCATCTTCAGCCGGGTCGGCTGCAACGCCGCGGTGCAGCAGTGCCTCGACGCCAACCTCAAGCTGACCACGCCCGCGGAGCGCGACGAGATCCACGCCTTCGTCGAGGAGCGGTGCGCCAACCTGCCCGACGAGGACCTCCAGGTGCTCGGCTACCACGAGTTCCTCGACGGCCTGACCCGCGGCATCGCGGCCCACCACGCGGGCATGCTGCCCACCTTCAAGGAGTGCGTCGAGGAGCTGTTCCTGCGCGGCCTGTGCCGGGTGGTGTTCGCGACCGAGACGCTCGCGCTCGGCATCAACATGCCCGCCCGCTCGGTCGTCATCGAGAAGCTCTCGAAGTGGAACGGCGAGACCCACGCCGACCTGTCGCCGGGGGAGTACACCCAGCTCACCGGCCGCGCCGGACGCCGCGGCATCGACGTCGAGGGCCACGGCGTGGTGTTGTGGCAGCAGGGGCTCGACCCCTCCTCGGTGGCCGGCCTCGCCTCGACCCGCACCTACCCGCTCCGCTCGAGCTTCCGGCCGTCGTACAACATGGCGGTCAACCTGGTCCACCAGTTCGGGCGCGAGCGGGCCCGCGAGCTGCTGGAGTCGTCGTTCGCCCAGTTCCAGGCGGACAAGGCCGTCGTGGGCCTGGCCCGGCAGCTGCGCAAGAGCGAGGACGCCCTGGCGGGGTACGCCGAGGCCGCGGCCTGCGACAAGGGCGACTTCATGCAGTACGCCGGCCTGCGCCACCAGCTCTCCGAGACCGAGCGCGACCTGGCCCGCTCACGGCGCTTCGACCGCCGCCAGGAGGTCGTGGACTCGCTCGAGGGCCTGCGCCCCGGCGACGTCATCGACGTGCCGGCCGGCCGCTTCTCCGGCCTGGCCGTGGTCATCGACCCCGGCACCAGCGGGTCGTCGCGCGGCGCCGACCGCGAGGGTCCGCGGCCCTACGTGCTGACCGCCGACCGGCACGCCCGGCGGCTGAGCATCGCCGACTTCCCGACCCCCGTCGGCGCCCTGACCCGGGTCAAGGTCCCGAAGAACTTCAACGGCCGCGACCCCCAGGCGCGGCGCGACCTGGCCTCGACGCTGCGCAACCGGACCAATGGCTTCGCCCCGCCGCCGGGCCCCGGAGGGGTCGGCCACTCCGGGGGCTCGCGGTCGCCGGTCGAGGACCGGCGGATCGCCGAGCTGCGGCGCCAGCTGCGCGACCACCCCTGCCACGAGTGCCCCGACCGCGAGGACCACGCCCGCTGGGCCGAGCGCTACTTCAAGCTCGACCGCGACGCGCGCACCCTCAAGCGCCGCATCGAGCAGCGCACCAACACCATCGCGCGCCAGTTCGACCGGGTCTGCGACGTGCTGGCGGCGCTGGGCTACCTGGAGGGCAGCGGCGACTCCCTCGCCGTCACCGACCGGGGACGCACCCTGATGCGGATCTACAACGAGATGGACCTCGTCACCGCCGAGTCGCTGCGCGCCGGGCTCTGGGACGCGCTCGACCCCTCGGAGCTGGCCGCGGTGCTGTCCACGCTGGTCTACGAGTCGCGCCGCCCCGACGACGCCGCCGCACCGCGGCTGCCCGTCGCCGGCCCGGTCCGCCAGGTGCTGGCCGACATGGTCTCGATCTGGGGCGACCTCGACGCCCTCGAGCGCGAGCACCGGCTCGACCAGCTCCACGAGCCGGACCTCGGCTTCGTGTGGGCGGCGTGGCGCTGGGCCGAGGGCGACGAGCTCGACGACATCCTGCGCGTCACCGACCTCACCGCCGGCGACTTCGTGCGGTGGGTCAAGCAGCTGCTCGACCTCGCCGACCAGGTGGCCGACGCCTCGGGGTCCAAGGCCCTGCGCACGGCCGCCCGCGAGGCGTCGTCGCGGCTGCGTCGCGGGGTCGTGGCCTACTCCTCGGTCAGCGGCTAG